Part of the Flavobacterium sp. KS-LB2 genome is shown below.
GGAACCGAAATCAAATCCATTCGTTTAGGAAAAGCCAATATCACGGAGAGTTTTTGTGAGTTTAGCAACAATGAACTTTTTGCAATAAACACCTATATTGAAGAATATACTTTTGGTAATCAATTTAACCATAAAGCTAGAAGTGAACGCAAATTACTCTTAAACAAAAGAGAGCTAAAAAGCTTATTGAGAAGCGTACAAGCTAAAGGTCTTACAATAATTCCTTTGAAATTGTTTACCAATGAAAAAGGAATGGCTAAACTACAAATAGGTCTTTGTAAAGGTAAAAAAACCTACGATAAGCGAGAATCTCTAAAAGAACAAGACACGAAACGCGATCTAGACAGAATCAAAAAATCATTTTAATTCAAAGAAAATTAAAAAAATAGTTTTTTAATTTAGAAAATGACTAAATTTGTCAAGACAAATTAAAACATTTTAAAATGAAAACGCTACTCAAAAATGCAAGAGAACTAAAGGGACTCAAAACTAGAGAAGTGGCACAACTTTTAGGAATTGATCAAGCCTTAATCAGTAAGTTTGAAAGTGGAACAAGAAAACCCACCAGAGACCAAATTATAAAATTAGCCTCTCTACTAGAAATAGATTTAGAAACTATCATGGTAGCCTGGCTTAAAGAAAAAATTATTTATGAAATTGGTCAAGATGAGTTTGCTTTAAAAGCATTATTGGTTGCGGAGCAAGAAATTAGATATCACAGTAAACCTTCTAAGAAAAAACTATCTAGTACGCTTCAAAAAATTTTAGATGAAATAGACCTTCTCAAGATAAAACTAGATGAATTTCGGCAGTTTGACAGCTATCGCATTGCACAAGCTTTAGAACTAGAATATACTTTTGAAAGTAACCGTATCGAAGGCAATACAATGACTTTACGTGAAACTGATTTGGTAATTAATGAAGGTTTAACGATTTCCGGAAAAAGCATGCGGGAACATCTTGAAGTGATTAATCATCAAGAAGCGATTGCCTACATTAAAGATTTAATGCAACGAAATAGTGCCATAAATGAACGCGAAGTATTATCTATACACAATCTTATTTTGAGAGGAATTCAACCCGAAGATGCCGGACGCTATAGAAAAGTTCAAGTGATGATTCAAGGAAGCAGTCACATGCCTCCACAACCTTTTTTAGTGGCTAAGGAAATGGAAGATTTTTTTATTTGGTACGAAACCAACAAATCAATCCTTCATCCAATAATTTTAGCTGCAGAAATGCACGAACGTTTAGTAACAATTCATCCATTTATAGATGGTAACGGCAGAACTTCTCGTTTGGTAATGAATCTAGTTTTGTTACAGCATGGATACATTATTGCGAATATCAAAGGAGATTATGACAATAGAATGCGCTATTATCAATCGCTGGAAACAGCACAAACTAAAAACAATAAAGAAGATTTTTTATTATTCATTGCGCAAATAGAAAAAGAAAGCTTAGAGCGATATTTAACTATTATTGGTCAATAAAAATTTACTTCAGTTCCGTTCCCCTTGGAAAGGGTTGGGGATGGGATTTTAATTTTTATCTTCTAATAAAGGGACGAATCTAAATTCTCCAAACTCATGTTTTTCAAATTGTGTTTCGTTTTTTCGAATTAGTAAAGTCATTATTTGAACCTCTTCGCCTAAAGGAATAACTAGCCTTCCTCCTATTTTAAGTTGTGCCATCAAAGGCTGTGGGATAAATGGAGCACCTGCAGTCACAATAATACTGTCAAAAGGAGCATAACCTGGCAATCCTTTATATCCATCTCCAAAAGAAAGATGTTTGGGACGAATATTCAGTTTTGGAAATAAAATAGAAGTTTGCTTAAACAATTCTTTTTGTCTTTCAACGCTAAATACTTTGGCTCCTAACAAACATAAAACAGCTGTTTGATATCCAGAACCTGTTCCTATTTCTAAAATTTTATGCTCTTTTTTTACTTCTAATAATTGAGATTGAAAAGCTACAGTGTATGGTTGTGATATCGTTTGACCTGCACCAATGGGAAATGCTTTATCTTGATAGGCATAATCTTCAAAACTGGAATTCAAAAATAAATGTCTTGGAATCTTTTTTATCGCCTCCAAAACACTTTTATCAGTAATTCCTTTTTGTTCTAAAACGCTTACTAATTGATTCCGAAGTCCTTGATGCTTGGCTGTGTCTTTCAAAATTTACTATTTTATTTTGGTAAAAATAGAAAAGAATTTCTGAATTCAAATGTTGGATTTTAAATTTTAAATTAGCTGAATAATTGTCTCATATCAATAATAGATTAATCATTTTATTGCTATTTTTGTAAAAATTACATCGTTATGCTGAAAATTGGAGTATTAGGTGCTGGTCATCTAGGAAAAATACATTTGCGTTTATTACAACAATCTGATAAATATGAATTAGTTGGTTTTTATGACCCAAATCAAGAGAATGCCGAAAAGGTTTCTAAAGAATTTGGTTATAAACATTTTAGCACAATTGCAACTCTTATTCATGCAGTTGATGTAATTGATATTGTTACGCCAACACTTTCCCATTACAAATGTGCCAAAGTAGCCATAAAATCGGGAAAACATGTTTTTATTGAAAAACCCATTTCAAACACGGTTGAAGAAGCCGAAGAAATTATCGCTTTGGCTAAAGAATATAATGTAAAAGGGCAAGTTGGTCATGTAGAGCGTTTTAACCCAGCATTTATCGCTACTAAAAACATGATTGAGAATCCGATGTTTATTGAAGCACATCGCTTGGCTGAATTTAATCCTCGTGGAACCGATGTGCCTGTAGTCTTGGATTTGATGATTCATGATATTGACGCCATTTTAAGCGTAGTAAAATCTAAAGTAAAAAATATTAGCGCAAGCGGCGTTTCGGTAATAAGTGACACACCAGATATTGCCAATGCGAGAATAGAATTCGAAAATGGTTGTGTTGCCAATTTAACGGCAAGCCGAATTTCGATGAAAAACATGCGTAAATCTCGTTTTTTCCAAAAAGACGCTTACATCTCAGTAGATTTCTTAGAAAAGAAATGTGAAGTGGTAAAAATGAAAGATGCTCCAGAAGTTCCCGGCGACTTTGATATGATTTTACAAAATGCTGAAGGTGTAAAAAAACAAATCTATTTCTCAAACCCAGATGTAGAACAAAATAACGCAATCCTTGATGAATTAGAATCATTTGCAGTTGCAATAAATACTGATTCAACTCCAGTTGTGACATTGGAACAAGCAACTGAAGCACTTCGTGTAGCTTATCAAATAATTGATTGTTTTAAGAAATAAATAAAATGTGTTTAAAGTTTAACCTAAAATATATGAAAACAATAGCCGTAATCGGAGCAGGAACAATGGGGAACGGAATCGCTCATACCTTTGCACAAAGTGGTTTTACCGTAAAATTAATAGATGTTTCAGAGAAATCTTTAGATAAAGGAATGGCAACAATAGCCGCTAATTTAGACCGAATGATTACAAAAGGGAGCATCACACAAGAAGACAAAGTTAAAACGATTACCAATATTATCACTTATACAGATATTAAAGATGGTGTTGTAGGAGTTGATTTAGTAGTTGAAGCCGCAACTGAAAATGTTGAATTAAAACTGAATATCTTCAAGCAATTAAACGAAGCTTGTTCTCACAATACAATTTTGGCAACTAATACTTCTTCGATTTCAATTACTCAAATTGGAGCTGTTGTGGCGCATCCAGAGCGTGTTATCGGAATGCACTTTATGAATCCGGTGCCAATTATGAAATTGGTAGAAATCATTCGTGGATACAACACTAGCGATGAAGTGACGAAAATTATCATGAATCTTTCTGAAAAATTAGGAAAAACACCAGTTGAAGTAAACGATTATCCTGGTTTTGTTGCCAATAGAATTTTGATGCCAATGATCAATGAAGCTATCGAAACTTTATACAACAAAGTAGCTGGTGTTTATGAAATTGACACTGTTATGAAACTTGGAATGGGACACCCAATGGGACCTTTACAATTAGCTGATTTTATTGGTCTTGACGTATGTTTAGCTATTTTAAATGTAATGTACGACGGTTTCAAAAATCCAAAATATGCACCTTGTCCTTTATTAGTAAATATGGTTCGTGCCGGAAAAATGGGTGTGAAATCAGGTGAAGGTTTCTACGATTATTCAGAAAGCAAAAAAGCAGAGAAAATTTCTAAACAATTTATATAGTCATACTATTCAAAAGTCGAGAGTATAAAGTTAATCACTTTAAGCTCTCGACTTTTGCTTTTAACTTTTGAAATAATTATGGCACAAATAGTTCCTTTCAAAGCAGTTCGTCCTACTCGAGATAAGGTCTGTCTGGTCACTTGTCGTTCCTATGAAGAATATGTAAATGCTGAATTAGCAGCGCAATTAGATTTCAATCCATTGTCTTTTTTGCATATTCTAAAACCTGCTTATACCAATCAAGAAAGCGTTTCATTTGAAAAAAGATACCGACAAGTACATCAAAAATATCAGGATTTTAAAAATGAAATTATCTTAGTAAAAGATAAAAAACCTGCTATTTATATTCATAAAATTGTTACCAAAACGCATTCTTTTACAGGAATTATTGCAGGTACTA
Proteins encoded:
- the smpB gene encoding SsrA-binding protein SmpB, coding for MLKTINILNKRARFDYEIIETFTAGIVLAGTEIKSIRLGKANITESFCEFSNNELFAINTYIEEYTFGNQFNHKARSERKLLLNKRELKSLLRSVQAKGLTIIPLKLFTNEKGMAKLQIGLCKGKKTYDKRESLKEQDTKRDLDRIKKSF
- a CDS encoding Gfo/Idh/MocA family protein is translated as MLKIGVLGAGHLGKIHLRLLQQSDKYELVGFYDPNQENAEKVSKEFGYKHFSTIATLIHAVDVIDIVTPTLSHYKCAKVAIKSGKHVFIEKPISNTVEEAEEIIALAKEYNVKGQVGHVERFNPAFIATKNMIENPMFIEAHRLAEFNPRGTDVPVVLDLMIHDIDAILSVVKSKVKNISASGVSVISDTPDIANARIEFENGCVANLTASRISMKNMRKSRFFQKDAYISVDFLEKKCEVVKMKDAPEVPGDFDMILQNAEGVKKQIYFSNPDVEQNNAILDELESFAVAINTDSTPVVTLEQATEALRVAYQIIDCFKK
- a CDS encoding Fic family protein, whose amino-acid sequence is MKTLLKNARELKGLKTREVAQLLGIDQALISKFESGTRKPTRDQIIKLASLLEIDLETIMVAWLKEKIIYEIGQDEFALKALLVAEQEIRYHSKPSKKKLSSTLQKILDEIDLLKIKLDEFRQFDSYRIAQALELEYTFESNRIEGNTMTLRETDLVINEGLTISGKSMREHLEVINHQEAIAYIKDLMQRNSAINEREVLSIHNLILRGIQPEDAGRYRKVQVMIQGSSHMPPQPFLVAKEMEDFFIWYETNKSILHPIILAAEMHERLVTIHPFIDGNGRTSRLVMNLVLLQHGYIIANIKGDYDNRMRYYQSLETAQTKNNKEDFLLFIAQIEKESLERYLTIIGQ
- a CDS encoding protein-L-isoaspartate(D-aspartate) O-methyltransferase; its protein translation is MKDTAKHQGLRNQLVSVLEQKGITDKSVLEAIKKIPRHLFLNSSFEDYAYQDKAFPIGAGQTISQPYTVAFQSQLLEVKKEHKILEIGTGSGYQTAVLCLLGAKVFSVERQKELFKQTSILFPKLNIRPKHLSFGDGYKGLPGYAPFDSIIVTAGAPFIPQPLMAQLKIGGRLVIPLGEEVQIMTLLIRKNETQFEKHEFGEFRFVPLLEDKN
- a CDS encoding 3-hydroxyacyl-CoA dehydrogenase family protein translates to MKTIAVIGAGTMGNGIAHTFAQSGFTVKLIDVSEKSLDKGMATIAANLDRMITKGSITQEDKVKTITNIITYTDIKDGVVGVDLVVEAATENVELKLNIFKQLNEACSHNTILATNTSSISITQIGAVVAHPERVIGMHFMNPVPIMKLVEIIRGYNTSDEVTKIIMNLSEKLGKTPVEVNDYPGFVANRILMPMINEAIETLYNKVAGVYEIDTVMKLGMGHPMGPLQLADFIGLDVCLAILNVMYDGFKNPKYAPCPLLVNMVRAGKMGVKSGEGFYDYSESKKAEKISKQFI